A DNA window from Thermosynechococcaceae cyanobacterium Okahandja contains the following coding sequences:
- the tatC gene encoding twin-arginine translocase subunit TatC, producing MESANGTPPEEAVESRQWDTDPDLELPNEVEMSLWDHLEELRQRLFVVLGTVAVTVVLCFSQVRWIIQFLEKPAKGAQFLQLSPGEYFFVSCKAAAYSGVLLATPMILYQGIRFVLPGLTRREQRLLAPVVFGSSILFLVGLAFAYTFLAPAALGFFISYGADVVEQIWSIDRYVDFILMLLLATGLAFQVPILQLVLISLGIVSIDQMLSQWRYVVIIAVAVAAVLTPSIDPVTQGLLAGALMALYFTGIGLAKLMGVGDRPATEG from the coding sequence GTGGAATCTGCAAACGGTACCCCCCCTGAAGAAGCGGTTGAATCTCGTCAGTGGGATACTGATCCAGATTTAGAACTCCCCAACGAAGTGGAAATGTCCCTCTGGGATCACCTCGAGGAGCTACGGCAGCGGCTTTTTGTGGTCTTGGGTACCGTTGCCGTTACGGTGGTACTGTGCTTTAGCCAAGTGCGCTGGATCATTCAGTTTCTCGAAAAACCGGCTAAAGGGGCACAATTTTTGCAACTGAGCCCCGGGGAATACTTTTTTGTTTCCTGCAAGGCTGCCGCCTACAGCGGCGTGCTCTTGGCCACACCAATGATTCTCTACCAAGGCATTCGCTTTGTTTTGCCGGGGTTAACGCGGCGTGAGCAGCGGTTGCTAGCGCCGGTTGTCTTTGGCTCCTCGATTTTGTTTCTTGTGGGCTTGGCCTTTGCCTACACATTCCTTGCCCCTGCCGCCCTCGGATTTTTCATTAGCTATGGGGCTGATGTGGTGGAGCAAATCTGGTCGATTGATCGCTACGTGGACTTTATCTTAATGCTCCTGTTGGCAACCGGATTGGCCTTTCAGGTGCCGATTTTGCAGCTTGTGCTCATTTCCCTCGGCATTGTTTCGATAGATCAGATGCTCAGCCAGTGGCGCTACGTGGTGATTATTGCGGTGGCGGTGGCGGCGGTGTTGACCCCCTCCATTGATCCAGTGACCCAGGGGTTATTGGCGGGGGCGCTGATGGCACTGTATTT
- a CDS encoding cyclic nucleotide-binding domain-containing protein, which translates to MNKCSFTDQDLIYRTGDAANVMYFIKAGQVELIDEFPETGQHVTAVLGPGKVFGEVDLIHGRTRLCTARAKGEVKLFQFTEAELKDALFENHVKSLMLSRTLYEHLRDLYSDNNLESELARLRVEMQQTVKKAVIDHEARVVKSHNGMMAIALPIVVLVGLVIALQFVFP; encoded by the coding sequence ATGAACAAGTGTTCTTTTACGGATCAAGACCTTATCTATCGTACGGGTGATGCGGCCAATGTCATGTATTTTATCAAGGCTGGTCAGGTGGAACTGATTGATGAGTTTCCGGAAACCGGTCAGCACGTCACCGCAGTGCTCGGTCCGGGCAAGGTCTTTGGGGAAGTGGATCTCATCCATGGGCGCACTCGCTTATGTACGGCGCGTGCCAAAGGGGAGGTGAAGCTCTTTCAGTTTACGGAAGCGGAACTGAAGGATGCCCTCTTTGAAAATCATGTTAAAAGCTTGATGTTGAGTCGCACCCTTTACGAGCACCTGCGGGATCTGTACAGCGACAATAATTTAGAGTCTGAGCTTGCACGGCTGCGGGTGGAAATGCAGCAAACGGTGAAAAAAGCAGTGATTGATCACGAGGCACGGGTGGTCAAAAGCCACAATGGCATGATGGCGATCGCCCTGCCCATTGTGGTGCTGGTTGGTTTAGTGATTGCCCTGCAGTTTGTGTTTCCCTAG